The Neodiprion fabricii isolate iyNeoFabr1 chromosome 4, iyNeoFabr1.1, whole genome shotgun sequence genome window below encodes:
- the LOC124179534 gene encoding aminoacylase-1-like — protein MSSLYPKQSQLEATAVENFCEYLRIPTVQPNVNYDDCVAFLQKQAKSLDLPLKVYHVHPDKPIVIITWEGLKPSLPAILLNSHMDVVPVFADQWTYPPFSAHMDEKGNIYARGSQDMKCVGIQYLEAIRRLKLKGQCFNRTIHLSFVPDEEIGGVLGMREFVHTKDFQALNLGFALDEGVASPTNDFFLYNGERSLWHLWIYCPGNPGHGSLMLDNTAGEKIRIVIDKFMDFRAKEKAKLKDPKVKLGDVTSVNLTQLQGGIQTNVIPDQLVVAFDIRIAVTVDEKKFEDMVMGWCKEAGDDVHVKFEQKNEKIETTKVDSTNPFWVEFKKASDKLGVNLDIGIFPGATDSRFVRSVGIPAIGFSPMNNTPILLHDHNEYLNKDVFLRGIEIYTELIPAVANA, from the exons ATGTCCTCGCTGTACCCGAAACAGTCTCAGCTGGAGGCAACAGCTGTAGAGAATTTTTGTGAATATCTCCGAATACCAACTGTCCAGCCCAACGTAAATTACG ATGACTGCGTCGCTTTTCTACAAAAGCAGGCAAAGTCCCTCGACCTGCCACTCAAAGTGTATCATGTGCATCCTGACAAGCCAATCGTCATCATCACCTGGGAGGGACTCAAGCCATCCTTACCTGCTATTCTCTTGAACAGCCACATGGATGTCGTGCCAGTTTTTGCT gaTCAATGGACGTATCCGCCATTTAGTGCGCACATGGATGAGAAAGGAAATATATACGCACGCGGAAGTCAGGATATGAAATGCGTCGGGATTCAATATTTGGAAGCAATACGACGCCTGAAGTTGAAGGGTCAGTGTTTCAACAGAACGATTCACTTATCCTTTGTACCTGACGAAGAAATCGGGGGAGTACTTGGAATGAGAGAGTTTGTCCACACAAAAGACTTCCAGGCATTGAATTTGGGTTTCGCTCTGGACGAAGGAGTTGCATCACCgaccaatgatttttttctctacaatGGCGAGCGATCTTTGTGGCATTTATGGATTTATTGCCCAGGTAATCCGGGCCACGGATCGCTAATGCTGGATAATACAGCTGGagaaaaaatcagaattgTTATTGACAAATTCATGGACTTtagagcgaaagaaaaagccAAGCTCAAGGATCCAAAAGTCAAGCTGGGAGATGTGACTTCAGTTAATCTCACGCAATTACAA ggAGGTATACAAACCAACGTAATTCCAGATCAATTGGTAGTTGCATTTGATATTCGTATTGCTGTTActgtcgatgaaaaaaaattcgaagatATGGTGATGGGATGGTGCAAAGAGGCTGGAGATGATGTGCATGTTAAATTTGAgcagaaaaacgagaaaatcgAAACCACTAAAGTAGACAGTACAAATCCATTCTGGGTGGAATTCAAAAAAGCCAGTGATAAACTGGGAGTGAATCTCGACATCGGAATCTTCCCTGGAGCGACTGACAGTCGCTTTGTGCGATCG GTTGGAATCCCAGCGATTGGTTTTTCACCGATGAACAATACGCCGATCCTTCTTCACGATCACAACGAGTATCTAAATAAGGATGTATTTTTGCGTGGTATTGAAATTTACACGGAATTGATACCAGCTGTGGCAAATGcttaa